The following are encoded together in the Bradymonas sediminis genome:
- a CDS encoding IPT/TIG domain-containing protein — protein MIHLSKRRAFISLFLLCLLALGACSDDQNTDGGDTYSDVTPADTRGADAGEDARTNNDPSDVREERDTRQPRDTDPGWDWDLGGDVEEEPFALERVLPASGPMQGGNRVRVVGTGFEPGTRVFFGEHEMTVEVTRTQMLGRVPASNSPRVVTVKAIGPDGEVRALPDAYEYVEGLTVERVTPRRIPTRGGVEVEVRGSGFSPDMAVNFSGTPARRITYIDSGLLRVLTPPRPAGQADLQLTTRSESARAANAIEYYEELAITEVRPASGPVGGGQTVTLKGSGFESGMRFLFGGESAQVLSVDARNGSATVRTPAHAAGLVSVSAQTSNDNAISTNAYLYTANATAQIAAIRPSVGPTSGGTDVEIIGVGLNGAGVAFDFGANQATVIARDDSWARVRTPAAPAGRVDVTMRNAGGEIGRLTDAFEYQQALEIASLSPSEGPVAGGTSVTILGSGFTGAERVEFGGIAAPFTVDSDTQITAQSPAHGAGLVDVRVSRGGVASVAEDAFNYTQALEIWGFTPIRGAIAGNTYVEVRGQGFYGELRAYFDDIEATDVQRVDRNNLRLYTPPHDAGEAELRIEARSTAPGDSQETIRSATGPYPFEFYNPANRFGGASGEEVAGSVNVSVYADGGTPIPNAFVMLSTRGDTQYQGFTDANGQLTLSGPHVLGPQTVTATARDFSSATIHAIDAENITLFLTYLVLDPDGEGGGGTPGPPIPSARIRGEVLIQGKLANPDDQHTYDMAVVGTTRSARGGGRLNPGPGATVMGSGRYDIVSRTGDLATVALCGVYNETTDVFTPQFMGIERYMVVNDQETYEVDLVCDIPLDQVARVKLVNPVYSPQGPDTNLVQIHWDFGIDGVFTAPIMGRGFADIVEVPAQPEATGVLQDLRYSLVGGSFTGQYSPSTQSMLDGVSTLEHIIVMPPLLDVPEPVSPVVGGNIVNNTVVFQVDGPHYADFYSVQFVNDDGLPFWELVIPGDQHTIRLPDFPDFSFLPEEQRPNPWNTSRIYMTMIGVRSAPDFVFEEFTYRDLRSERWRAYSLTRWSFLPPLP, from the coding sequence ATGATTCACCTGTCAAAACGACGTGCGTTCATCAGCTTATTCTTGCTCTGCCTTTTGGCATTGGGCGCGTGCTCGGACGACCAGAATACCGACGGCGGCGATACCTATTCTGACGTGACCCCGGCGGACACCCGGGGCGCGGACGCGGGCGAGGATGCCCGCACCAACAACGACCCGAGTGATGTGCGCGAGGAGCGCGACACTCGCCAGCCCCGCGACACCGATCCGGGCTGGGATTGGGACCTGGGCGGCGACGTCGAAGAGGAGCCATTCGCGCTTGAGCGGGTGCTCCCGGCGTCCGGCCCGATGCAGGGCGGCAACCGGGTGCGCGTGGTCGGCACAGGCTTTGAGCCGGGGACGCGCGTGTTTTTCGGCGAGCATGAGATGACCGTTGAGGTGACGCGCACGCAGATGCTCGGGCGGGTGCCCGCGAGCAACTCGCCGCGCGTCGTCACGGTCAAGGCGATTGGGCCGGACGGCGAAGTCCGCGCGCTCCCCGACGCCTACGAATATGTTGAGGGGCTCACGGTCGAGCGGGTGACGCCGCGGCGCATCCCGACCCGTGGCGGTGTCGAAGTCGAGGTGCGCGGCAGCGGGTTCTCGCCCGATATGGCGGTCAACTTCTCGGGCACCCCGGCCCGTCGCATCACCTATATTGACTCGGGCCTTTTGCGCGTGCTCACCCCACCGCGCCCCGCCGGCCAAGCGGATCTACAGCTCACGACGCGCTCCGAATCGGCCCGCGCCGCCAACGCCATCGAGTATTATGAAGAGCTCGCCATTACGGAGGTTCGCCCGGCCAGCGGCCCCGTCGGGGGCGGGCAGACAGTGACCCTCAAAGGCAGCGGCTTTGAATCCGGCATGCGCTTTTTATTCGGCGGCGAGTCCGCCCAGGTGTTGTCGGTCGACGCCCGAAACGGCAGCGCCACCGTGCGCACGCCGGCGCACGCCGCCGGCCTGGTGTCGGTCAGCGCGCAGACCAGCAACGACAACGCGATCTCGACGAACGCCTATCTTTACACCGCCAACGCCACCGCGCAGATCGCCGCGATTCGCCCGAGCGTCGGACCGACTTCGGGCGGTACCGACGTTGAGATTATCGGCGTGGGGCTAAACGGCGCGGGCGTCGCGTTTGACTTCGGCGCGAATCAAGCCACCGTGATTGCCCGCGACGATAGTTGGGCGCGGGTGCGAACGCCCGCGGCTCCGGCGGGGCGCGTCGACGTGACGATGCGCAACGCCGGCGGCGAAATCGGCCGGCTCACCGACGCCTTTGAGTATCAGCAGGCCCTTGAGATCGCGTCGCTGAGCCCGAGCGAGGGACCGGTAGCCGGCGGCACTTCGGTGACGATTCTGGGGAGCGGATTTACGGGCGCCGAGCGCGTCGAGTTTGGCGGCATCGCTGCCCCATTCACGGTTGACTCCGACACCCAAATCACCGCCCAATCGCCTGCGCACGGCGCGGGCCTGGTGGACGTGCGTGTATCGCGCGGGGGCGTGGCCAGCGTGGCCGAAGACGCCTTTAATTATACCCAGGCCCTCGAAATCTGGGGGTTCACCCCGATCCGCGGCGCCATCGCCGGCAATACCTATGTCGAGGTGCGCGGCCAGGGATTCTACGGCGAGCTCCGGGCCTATTTCGACGATATCGAGGCCACCGATGTGCAGCGCGTGGACCGCAATAATCTGCGCCTCTACACACCGCCGCACGACGCCGGTGAGGCCGAACTGCGCATCGAGGCGCGCTCTACGGCCCCGGGCGACTCCCAGGAGACGATCCGCAGCGCCACGGGCCCCTACCCCTTCGAGTTCTATAACCCCGCAAATCGCTTCGGCGGCGCGTCGGGCGAGGAAGTCGCCGGCTCGGTCAACGTCTCGGTCTACGCCGATGGCGGCACCCCGATCCCCAACGCCTTTGTGATGCTGTCGACCCGCGGCGACACCCAATACCAGGGGTTCACCGACGCCAACGGTCAGTTGACCCTGTCGGGTCCGCATGTGCTGGGCCCGCAGACGGTCACCGCCACGGCGCGTGACTTCTCCAGCGCCACGATTCACGCCATCGACGCGGAGAATATCACCCTCTTTTTGACCTATCTGGTGCTCGACCCGGACGGTGAAGGCGGCGGCGGCACCCCCGGCCCGCCCATTCCCTCGGCGCGCATCCGCGGCGAAGTCCTCATTCAGGGAAAACTCGCCAACCCCGACGACCAACACACCTACGATATGGCCGTGGTCGGCACCACGCGCAGCGCGCGCGGCGGCGGCCGGCTCAACCCCGGCCCGGGCGCGACCGTGATGGGCTCGGGGCGCTACGATATTGTGTCGCGCACCGGTGACCTGGCGACCGTCGCGCTCTGCGGCGTTTATAATGAGACGACCGACGTCTTCACCCCGCAATTTATGGGGATCGAGCGCTATATGGTCGTCAACGATCAGGAGACCTACGAGGTCGATCTTGTCTGCGATATCCCGCTCGACCAGGTCGCGCGGGTCAAGCTGGTCAACCCGGTCTACTCGCCCCAGGGCCCCGACACGAACCTCGTCCAGATCCACTGGGATTTCGGCATCGACGGGGTCTTCACCGCCCCGATTATGGGCCGCGGCTTCGCGGATATCGTCGAGGTGCCCGCCCAACCCGAGGCGACCGGCGTGCTCCAGGATTTGCGCTATAGCCTGGTCGGCGGCAGCTTCACCGGGCAATACTCGCCGTCGACTCAGTCCATGCTCGACGGCGTGAGCACCCTGGAACATATCATCGTCATGCCCCCGCTGCTCGACGTGCCCGAGCCGGTGTCACCGGTGGTGGGCGGAAATATCGTCAATAATACGGTGGTCTTTCAGGTCGACGGCCCGCACTACGCCGACTTCTATTCGGTGCAATTCGTCAACGACGACGGGCTGCCCTTCTGGGAGTTGGTCATCCCGGGCGACCAACATACGATCCGGCTGCCCGACTTCCCCGACTTCTCGTTCTTGCCCGAGGAGCAACGCCCCAACCCCTGGAATACGAGCCGCATCTACATGACCATGATCGGCGTGCGCTCGGCCCCGGACTTTGTCTTCGAGGAGTTCACCTACCGCGACCTGCGCTCGGAGCGCTGGAGGGCGTATTCGCTGACGCGCTGGAGCTTTTTGCCGCCGCTACCCTGA
- a CDS encoding Flp family type IVb pilin produces MTSQIKNSLARWHRDEVGATSTEYIILLILIACFVIAIVKVYGSTVSGKFKVATDGVDKEVTF; encoded by the coding sequence ATGACCAGCCAAATAAAAAACAGTTTAGCTCGCTGGCACCGCGACGAAGTCGGCGCGACATCCACAGAATATATCATTCTGTTGATCCTCATCGCCTGCTTCGTCATCGCGATTGTCAAGGTTTATGGCTCAACCGTGTCGGGCAAATTTAAGGTTGCGACCGACGGGGTAGATAAAGAGGTTACGTTCTGA
- a CDS encoding SDR family oxidoreductase, producing the protein MNIDVAQSDILEKIDGAVDALDPNLVDGNVLVTGFPGFVAKQLLRRLILLQPRARFYLLIQGHLRGVAERSLAELEEMLPEFEGRWELVEGDITAVNLGMAEAKHRALLDTVTSVWHLAAIYDLAVPERVAYQVNVGGTMKILDFCERASGLKRLNYVSTCYVSGEREGTVYEDELDAGQRHQNHYETTKFWAEVEVRRRAEQIPTVILRPGIIVGDSRTGETDKYDGPYFLIKLLHRMPEWLPMPNVGRGEALVNLIPIDFATDAMAYLGLKAGLTGQTFHIADAHPMQARDVIAAILAAMGRAPAVATVPHELVDAALSRRNVEKLAGVPRETLAYFNHGARYDSRQAQAALGQTGIYCPHLASYIQTLVDYFLRHPEKSFLDRRGA; encoded by the coding sequence ATGAATATAGACGTGGCTCAATCGGATATTCTGGAGAAGATCGACGGCGCGGTGGACGCGCTCGACCCGAACCTCGTGGATGGAAATGTGCTGGTCACCGGGTTCCCGGGGTTTGTGGCCAAGCAGCTGCTTCGCCGGCTTATTTTGCTGCAGCCCCGGGCGCGGTTTTATCTGCTGATTCAGGGGCATCTGCGCGGGGTGGCCGAGCGGTCGCTGGCGGAGCTTGAGGAGATGCTCCCGGAGTTTGAGGGGCGTTGGGAGCTGGTGGAAGGCGACATCACCGCGGTGAACCTGGGCATGGCCGAGGCGAAGCATCGGGCGCTGCTCGACACGGTCACCAGCGTGTGGCACCTGGCCGCGATCTACGACCTCGCCGTGCCCGAGCGCGTGGCCTATCAGGTCAACGTGGGCGGGACGATGAAGATTCTGGACTTCTGCGAGCGCGCAAGCGGGCTTAAACGCCTCAATTATGTGTCGACCTGCTATGTGTCGGGGGAGCGCGAAGGGACGGTCTATGAGGACGAGCTCGACGCGGGGCAGCGCCACCAGAATCACTATGAGACCACGAAGTTCTGGGCCGAGGTTGAGGTGCGCCGGCGAGCGGAGCAGATCCCGACGGTCATCCTGCGCCCGGGCATCATCGTGGGAGATTCGCGCACCGGTGAGACCGACAAATACGACGGCCCGTATTTTCTGATTAAGCTGCTCCACCGCATGCCCGAGTGGCTCCCGATGCCCAATGTGGGGCGCGGCGAGGCGTTGGTGAACCTGATCCCGATCGATTTCGCGACCGACGCGATGGCCTACCTGGGCCTTAAAGCCGGCCTCACGGGGCAGACCTTTCATATCGCCGACGCCCATCCGATGCAGGCGCGCGACGTCATCGCGGCGATCCTCGCCGCCATGGGACGCGCGCCCGCGGTCGCCACGGTCCCCCACGAGCTTGTCGACGCCGCGCTGAGCCGGCGCAACGTCGAAAAACTCGCCGGGGTGCCGCGTGAGACCCTGGCGTATTTCAACCACGGGGCGCGCTATGACTCCCGCCAGGCCCAGGCGGCGCTTGGCCAAACCGGCATCTATTGCCCGCATTTGGCGTCCTATATCCAGACGCTCGTGGACTATTTCCTGCGTCATCCCGAGAAGTCGTTTTTGGACCGCCGCGGGGCCTGA
- a CDS encoding PolC-type DNA polymerase III — translation MEQRNHVSPRNAPRRTRSLRENVTAIHRPAFKAKTPIRPTDLISQAPLAGFDTETDGLYIERGARIREFALVDQGGLRLGWSGLGDANATLTSELLGRLMNSFEGTILVGHNLSFDLKFLAAEADRLGQFCPPLYCIDTLGLSRKYLANMLDNFELARVARHLQLALPDALHRAEPDARLSLSVFESLSERFALKTLADAKMRRFAL, via the coding sequence ATGGAGCAAAGAAATCATGTCTCACCCCGAAATGCACCAAGAAGAACTCGATCGTTACGGGAAAACGTGACCGCTATTCACCGTCCAGCCTTTAAGGCGAAAACCCCGATCCGCCCCACCGACCTCATCTCCCAAGCGCCGCTGGCCGGCTTCGATACCGAGACCGACGGCCTCTATATCGAGCGCGGCGCGCGGATTCGGGAGTTCGCCCTGGTGGACCAAGGCGGGCTTCGGCTGGGCTGGAGCGGCTTGGGGGATGCAAACGCAACGCTTACCTCCGAGCTGCTTGGACGGCTAATGAACAGCTTCGAGGGAACCATTCTCGTTGGGCATAATTTAAGCTTTGACCTGAAGTTCTTAGCCGCCGAGGCCGACCGGCTCGGGCAGTTCTGCCCACCCCTCTATTGCATCGATACACTCGGACTTAGTCGCAAATACCTGGCTAATATGCTCGACAATTTCGAGCTGGCTCGGGTCGCCAGGCATCTGCAGCTCGCGTTGCCCGACGCGCTCCACCGTGCCGAGCCCGACGCTCGACTAAGCCTGTCGGTATTCGAGAGTTTGTCGGAGCGTTTCGCACTCAAAACATTGGCCGATGCTAAGATGCGGCGATTCGCGCTTTAA
- the cas3 gene encoding CRISPR-associated helicase Cas3', which translates to MKLPINTFWAKTARDEDGRLVGWHPLMAHSADVAAMLEALLEHTILGRRLGHLLGQEHLSPAQTARLCVLAALHDVGKVNHGFQARALDKKAPPIGHVAPLINFLRTDDAIQGELVEALGVREIAGWFGGEQEVIAFLLATWGHHGRPVEPQPGFRAHLWRKKDAQSPVQGIEDLRRATEAWFPQAFDDAPAFRMSSEFLHAYNGVLTLADWMGSDEQVFCWRDDESNRIEFAREQARQALQKMGLNPARARASLGEKTPEFAAVSPFPPYEIQRVCAELPIHQNGSLTVLESDTGSGKTEAAIARFIRLFHAGEVDGMYFALPTRTAATQLYRRVVETLERAFPDPEIRPPAVLAVPGYLEVDGTQAVQRLPHFRVLWPDQSRHRWRGWAAEQPKRYLAGAVAVGTIDQALLSGLKVGHAHLRASALLRHLLVVDEVHASDTYMTRLLETVLDHHLNAGGHALLMSATLGSATRTRLVTRGRQQPPGLEEAAQEPYPLLTHVDGRRREPVQLHAPSSDYSKTVQIDGQQLAEHPAEIARVAVAAAKKGARVLIIRNTVATCRQVQLALEDEVGSARELLFDVGGVPAPHHSRFAGVDRVALDQAIEANFGKDTARAGCVAVATQTVEQSLDIDADLLLSDLCPVDVLLQRIGRLHRHDRRARPGGFSAPKLVVLLPDERDLGAFIQESGQGRGPCGLGTVYSDMRMLEATWRLIEQKSTWTIPAMNRELVERATHPEGLAEIVSDLGGAWVSHAICMGGTEFADRALADLNLIDRTILYGDSDSLFSSDLDERIKTRLGEGDRRVRIEDAVIGPFGEATRELTLPAFMANHAADDSNEQPEEFATEIRVEDDALYFDFAGQSYRYDRLGIQLHQQ; encoded by the coding sequence TTGAAGCTTCCTATAAACACATTTTGGGCGAAGACCGCGCGCGACGAAGATGGCCGCCTTGTTGGCTGGCACCCGCTTATGGCGCATTCGGCCGACGTGGCGGCGATGCTCGAGGCGTTGCTTGAGCACACAATATTGGGGCGTCGACTCGGGCATTTGCTTGGCCAAGAGCACCTCAGCCCGGCACAGACTGCTCGTCTTTGCGTGCTCGCTGCGCTTCATGATGTCGGCAAGGTCAATCACGGGTTTCAGGCGCGTGCGCTCGACAAAAAGGCCCCGCCTATCGGGCATGTCGCCCCGTTGATCAACTTTCTTCGGACCGATGACGCGATTCAGGGTGAGCTCGTTGAGGCGTTGGGGGTTCGAGAGATCGCCGGATGGTTTGGCGGCGAACAGGAGGTAATCGCGTTCCTGCTGGCCACCTGGGGGCACCACGGTCGCCCCGTTGAGCCGCAGCCGGGCTTTCGGGCGCATTTATGGCGTAAAAAGGATGCACAAAGCCCTGTTCAGGGCATCGAGGACCTGCGCCGAGCCACAGAGGCGTGGTTTCCGCAGGCTTTTGACGACGCTCCGGCGTTTCGCATGTCCTCCGAATTCTTGCACGCCTACAACGGCGTGCTGACCCTGGCCGACTGGATGGGCTCGGACGAGCAGGTTTTCTGTTGGCGCGACGACGAGTCTAATCGCATTGAATTCGCGCGCGAGCAGGCCCGCCAGGCGCTGCAAAAGATGGGGCTTAATCCAGCACGTGCCCGCGCGTCGCTCGGCGAGAAAACGCCTGAATTCGCGGCGGTCAGTCCATTTCCACCCTACGAGATTCAACGGGTTTGCGCCGAGTTGCCCATTCACCAAAACGGTAGCCTGACGGTGCTCGAGTCCGACACCGGTTCGGGTAAAACTGAGGCCGCGATCGCCCGCTTTATCCGGCTCTTTCACGCCGGCGAGGTCGACGGCATGTATTTCGCGTTGCCGACGCGTACGGCGGCGACTCAGCTTTATCGGCGTGTGGTCGAGACCCTTGAGCGCGCGTTTCCAGACCCAGAGATACGCCCGCCCGCGGTGTTGGCGGTGCCGGGATATTTGGAGGTCGACGGCACCCAGGCGGTGCAACGGCTGCCGCATTTTCGGGTCCTATGGCCTGATCAGAGCCGTCACAGATGGCGCGGCTGGGCGGCCGAGCAGCCCAAACGCTATCTGGCGGGGGCGGTCGCAGTGGGGACCATCGACCAGGCGCTCTTATCGGGGCTTAAGGTTGGCCACGCGCACCTGCGCGCCTCGGCGCTTCTGCGCCACCTCTTGGTGGTCGATGAGGTCCACGCCTCCGATACCTATATGACCCGACTGCTCGAAACGGTGCTCGATCATCATCTGAACGCCGGCGGCCACGCGCTGTTGATGTCGGCTACGCTGGGAAGCGCCACGCGTACTCGGCTCGTGACGCGGGGGCGCCAACAGCCGCCTGGGTTAGAGGAGGCCGCCCAGGAGCCTTATCCGCTCCTGACTCACGTCGACGGCCGGCGGCGTGAGCCGGTCCAACTCCACGCGCCTTCCTCGGATTATTCCAAGACGGTTCAAATCGACGGCCAGCAGCTCGCCGAGCACCCCGCCGAGATTGCCCGCGTCGCCGTGGCGGCGGCTAAAAAAGGTGCGCGGGTGCTCATTATCCGCAATACCGTCGCGACCTGTCGGCAGGTGCAGTTGGCCCTGGAGGATGAGGTCGGCTCGGCGCGCGAACTACTTTTCGATGTGGGCGGCGTCCCCGCTCCCCATCATTCCCGCTTCGCGGGCGTCGATCGCGTCGCGCTCGACCAGGCCATTGAGGCCAATTTTGGAAAGGACACCGCGCGCGCCGGATGTGTGGCCGTCGCTACCCAGACCGTCGAGCAGAGCCTTGATATCGACGCGGACCTTCTGCTCAGCGATTTATGCCCGGTCGACGTGCTCCTGCAACGAATCGGTCGGCTGCACCGCCACGACAGGCGCGCGCGTCCGGGCGGTTTTAGCGCGCCAAAATTGGTCGTGCTTCTCCCCGATGAGCGCGACCTCGGCGCGTTTATTCAGGAGTCCGGGCAGGGGCGCGGCCCCTGCGGGCTGGGCACCGTCTACAGTGATATGCGCATGCTCGAGGCGACCTGGCGGTTGATTGAGCAAAAATCCACCTGGACTATCCCAGCGATGAATCGCGAGTTGGTCGAGCGCGCTACGCACCCGGAGGGGCTGGCTGAAATAGTTTCAGATTTGGGTGGCGCTTGGGTTTCTCATGCGATATGTATGGGCGGAACAGAATTCGCAGACAGGGCCCTGGCCGACCTAAACCTAATTGATCGCACGATTCTTTATGGTGATTCGGACTCTTTATTCTCGAGCGATCTCGACGAGCGCATCAAGACGCGTCTGGGCGAGGGCGATCGGCGAGTGCGCATTGAAGATGCGGTGATTGGGCCTTTTGGCGAGGCGACCCGAGAGCTTACGCTGCCGGCTTTTATGGCCAATCATGCGGCTGATGACTCCAATGAACAACCGGAGGAATTCGCCACCGAGATTCGCGTCGAGGACGACGCCTTGTATTTTGACTTCGCCGGCCAAAGCTATCGCTACGACCGGTTGGGCATCCAACTTCATCAACAATAA
- the casA gene encoding type I-E CRISPR-associated protein Cse1/CasA, whose product MADTRYNLLDDALLSVRRTDATRLQYTLPQVLAALADDAIESFDALQIHQRQPWHSFLVQIAAMAMARHGLTEPPTDSEQWNSLLLELADGEPSAWCLVVEDVSKPAFLQPPVPEGTLKKAKYKLDIESPDDLDILITAKNHDIKRFRLVHPTVEHWLYALLTLQTMEGFLGRGNYGIARMNGGFGNRPLLGMTPGIGWGARFVRDVAVLAKARPKLTDDRYDENGVALAWTLPWDGSKKDALPLQDCDPYFIELCRRLRFLETAHGLECWRSNTNDYRVAGVKELNGLTGDPWTPVVRDKKEAKSLTVSENGFDYQMLNKILFSGDYEKPATFNVEGIDGGVFLVATTLVRGQGKTDGFHHRIVPMPPKINRLWSKPSAREKLGQRAEERVQIAATMRKQILYPSLCALLQAGGSAQIDYADVATWMNAYEAEVDDVFFDALWESVDLEPEVAQFNWEETIYTIGRARLEAAIESCPLPSIRRWRAISNAEGRFEGAARKFLSTLFQPKDITKEESHEQLAGA is encoded by the coding sequence ATGGCTGATACACGCTATAATCTGCTCGATGACGCCTTATTGAGCGTGCGCAGGACCGACGCAACGCGACTCCAATACACGCTCCCTCAGGTGCTCGCCGCGCTGGCGGACGACGCGATCGAATCCTTCGACGCGCTTCAGATTCACCAGCGCCAACCCTGGCATAGCTTTTTGGTCCAGATCGCCGCGATGGCGATGGCCCGACACGGACTCACCGAACCGCCCACCGACTCTGAGCAGTGGAACTCCCTATTGCTCGAACTCGCCGATGGCGAACCCAGCGCGTGGTGCTTGGTTGTCGAGGATGTGAGCAAGCCGGCGTTTTTGCAGCCGCCGGTGCCCGAAGGGACGCTCAAAAAGGCCAAATATAAGCTGGATATTGAATCGCCCGACGATCTTGACATTCTTATCACGGCAAAAAACCACGATATTAAGCGGTTCCGACTTGTTCATCCAACCGTCGAGCACTGGCTCTATGCGCTGCTGACATTGCAGACCATGGAGGGTTTCTTGGGGCGAGGCAATTACGGTATTGCGCGAATGAACGGTGGTTTTGGCAATCGTCCGCTTCTGGGCATGACGCCTGGCATAGGCTGGGGCGCGCGGTTTGTGCGCGACGTGGCGGTGCTGGCAAAGGCTCGGCCGAAACTGACCGATGACCGGTACGACGAGAACGGCGTTGCGCTGGCATGGACGCTGCCTTGGGATGGATCGAAAAAGGACGCGCTTCCCCTCCAAGATTGCGACCCCTACTTTATTGAGCTTTGCCGGCGGCTGCGCTTTCTCGAAACCGCCCACGGACTGGAGTGCTGGCGCAGTAACACCAACGACTACCGCGTGGCGGGCGTCAAGGAACTCAACGGACTCACCGGTGACCCCTGGACGCCGGTAGTGCGCGACAAAAAGGAAGCCAAATCTCTCACGGTCAGCGAGAACGGCTTCGACTATCAGATGCTCAATAAAATCCTATTTAGTGGGGACTACGAGAAGCCCGCGACCTTCAACGTCGAAGGGATCGATGGGGGCGTCTTTTTAGTCGCAACCACCTTGGTGCGCGGGCAGGGGAAGACCGACGGCTTCCATCACCGAATCGTGCCAATGCCGCCCAAAATTAACCGCCTATGGTCGAAGCCCTCTGCCCGCGAAAAGCTCGGCCAGCGCGCCGAGGAGCGCGTGCAAATCGCCGCCACCATGCGCAAGCAGATTCTCTATCCATCTCTATGTGCGCTCCTGCAGGCGGGCGGCTCGGCCCAGATTGACTACGCCGACGTCGCGACCTGGATGAACGCCTACGAGGCCGAGGTCGACGACGTCTTCTTCGACGCGCTGTGGGAATCGGTCGATCTGGAGCCCGAGGTCGCCCAATTCAATTGGGAGGAGACGATTTACACGATTGGCCGTGCTCGCCTTGAGGCCGCAATCGAGTCCTGCCCGCTGCCTTCAATTCGACGGTGGCGCGCTATCAGCAACGCCGAGGGGCGTTTCGAGGGGGCAGCCCGCAAATTTCTAAGCACTTTATTTCAGCCCAAAGACATCACTAAGGAGGAGAGCCATGAGCAACTCGCAGGGGCCTGA
- the casB gene encoding type I-E CRISPR-associated protein Cse2/CasB, which translates to MSNSQGPEALEISETPDGEKTLRSVLGAIAAAFERNAQGQRGGLSNGDMAELRRISPDKPYTPALWRILLDFVPDGWVAGPDRDQKERQWATLLMAMAICAGQHDPYKRLGSALAEAGWSELRFVRLLRARDARLEAEVRRLSQYLSSKGTPANFGDLAQLLFHQDGELAENRRRQIARSYYRALHSLESK; encoded by the coding sequence ATGAGCAACTCGCAGGGGCCTGAAGCCCTCGAAATTTCCGAAACGCCCGACGGCGAGAAGACGCTTCGCAGCGTGCTCGGCGCGATCGCTGCGGCGTTTGAGCGCAACGCCCAGGGCCAGCGCGGCGGCCTGTCCAACGGGGATATGGCCGAGCTACGCCGCATCTCGCCTGACAAACCCTATACGCCTGCGTTGTGGAGGATCTTGCTCGATTTCGTGCCCGACGGATGGGTCGCCGGGCCCGATCGCGACCAAAAGGAGCGCCAGTGGGCGACGCTTTTGATGGCGATGGCCATCTGCGCCGGCCAGCACGACCCCTATAAGCGCCTGGGCAGCGCGTTGGCCGAGGCGGGCTGGTCGGAGCTTCGGTTTGTGCGCCTTTTGCGCGCCCGCGACGCGCGCCTGGAGGCCGAAGTGCGCCGGCTCTCCCAATATCTGTCGAGCAAGGGCACCCCGGCGAATTTTGGGGACCTGGCTCAACTGCTCTTTCATCAAGATGGGGAGCTGGCCGAGAACCGCCGCCGCCAGATCGCGCGCAGCTATTATCGCGCGTTGCATTCGCTTGAATCTAAATAA